AGCTACGCCGCCACGGCCCACTTCCACGGCGCGCTCCGGCGCGAACACCAGGAGAAGCCCCTCGAGGAGTTCCTGCGCGAGGTGGAGGAGTTCACGCTGGAACGCTACAGCCTCGCGCTACTGAAGGGGGCGCGCCTGGGCGCGGAGGAGCGCGCCGCCGTGGCGCGGCAGGTGGCCGACTACACCGGCACGAGCCCTGAGTTCGTGGAGCGCAACAACCTGCGCCTCGCCCTGCCGCGCTTCACGAAGGAGCTACTGCGCAACGAGCGCAAGACGGTGGGCCGCCTCGACAGCCGCTACCTGGGCTTCGATCGCGACGCCGGCGGGGAGCAGTTCGAGTACGACCCCAGCATGAGCGCCATCCAGGAGCCGTTCACGGCGGCGTGGAACGCCTACGTGCGCACGGAGCTCGGGTTCCGCCTCACGCCCGACGTGACGTACGAGATCCTGACGAGCCTCTACGGCACCTGGGACTACTCGCAGTTCACCGGCAGGTACGTGAACGTGGCCGACACGCTGCGGCACGCCATGAGCGTCAACCGCAAGCTGCGCGTGCACGTGGCGTCGGGCTACTACGACCTCGCGACCCCCTACTTCGCCACGGAGCACACCCTCAACCACCTCGGCCTGGAGGAGGAACTGCGCGCCAACATCACGACGTCGACGTACGAGGCCGGGCACATGATGTACGTCAGGCGCGAGGACCTGGCCGGGCTCAAGGCGGCGCTGGCGGCGTTCGTCGCGGGCTGAGCCGCCCCGGCGCGGGAGCATTGGGAGGAGTAGCGATGGCCAACGGTCTCAACCTCACGAAGAGCTTCGAGCGGTACCCGCTCATGTTCGGCGCCACCCCCATCGAGGAGCTGCCGCGCCTGTCGGCGGCCCTCGGCGGCAAGGTGCGCCTCTACGCCAAGCGCGAGGACTGCAACTCGGGGCTGGCCTTCGGCGGCAACAAGGTGAGGAAGCTCGAGTACCTCGTGCCCGAGGCGTTGGCGCAGGGCGCCGACACGCTCGTCACCATCGGCGGCGTGCAGTCGAACCACACGCGCCAGGTGGCGGCCGTGGCGGCCAAGCTCGGCCTCGCCTGCCACCTGGTGCAGGAGAGCTGGGTGCCGTTCCCCGACGCCGTCTACGACCGCGTCGGCAACATCCTCATGTCGCGCGTCATGGGAGCCACCGTCGAGCTCGTGGACGAGGGGTTCGACATCGGCATCCGCCACAGCTGGGAGCGCGCGCTCGAGGCCATCAGGGCGCGCGGCGGCAGGCCGTACGCCATCCCCGCCGGGGCGTCCGACCACCCGCTAGGCGGCCTGGGTTTCGTGAACTTCGCGGACGAGGTCCGCGAGCAGGAGGCCCAGCTCGGCATCACGTTCGACTACGTCGTCACCTGCAGCGTCACCGGCTCCACCCAGGCCGGCATGGTGGTCGGCTTCGCCGCCGACGACCGCGCCCGGCGCGTGATCGGCATCGACGGCTCCCACACCCCGGAGCAGACTCACGCGCAGATCCTGCGCATCGCGCGCGCCACGGCGGCCAAGGTGGGGTTGGGCCGCGAGATCGTCCCCGAGGACGTGGTCCTGAAGACCGAGTACGCCTACCCCGCCTACGGCGTCCCCTCCGAGGAGACCAACGAGGCCATCCGCCTGGCCGCCCGCACCGAGGGCATGATGACCGACCCCGTCTACGAGGGCAAGTCCATGCAGGGCCTCATCGACCTGACCCGCAAGGGCTTCTTCCCCGACGGCTCGCGCGTGCTGTACGTGCACCTTGGCGGGGTGCCCGCCATCAACGCCTACAGCTACCTCTACAGGAACGGCTGAGCAGGCNNNNNNNNNNNNNNNNNNNNNNNNNNNNNNNNNNNNNNNNNNNNNNNNNNNNNNNNNNNNNNNNNNNNNNNNNNNNNNNNNNNNNNNNNNNNNNNNNNNNCGCCGCCACGGGTGCGCC
The genomic region above belongs to Trueperaceae bacterium and contains:
- a CDS encoding peptidase S10: MTSQSTPPEPPKELKDKLIPDELVTTEHEVVIGGEVVRYRATSGLVSLNREASEDGVSKGVKTVARLFVTAYTRLGEHDPAERPITFAYNGGPGSSSVWLHLGTFGPRRVVMGDEGEPLAAPYRLTDNEHSLLDVTDLVFIDPVSTGWSRPAEGEKAKDFHGYQQDLESVGDLIREWLGREDRWLSPKFLAGESYGTTRSAGLSGYLQNRHGIFLTGIMLVSSVLDFTTLHFNVGNDLPPLLYLPSYAATAHFHGALRREHQEKPLEEFLREVEEFTLERYSLALLKGARLGAEERAAVARQVADYTGTSPEFVERNNLRLALPRFTKELLRNERKTVGRLDSRYLGFDRDAGGEQFEYDPSMSAIQEPFTAAWNAYVRTELGFRLTPDVTYEILTSLYGTWDYSQFTGRYVNVADTLRHAMSVNRKLRVHVASGYYDLATPYFATEHTLNHLGLEEELRANITTSTYEAGHMMYVRREDLAGLKAALAAFVAG
- a CDS encoding 1-aminocyclopropane-1-carboxylate deaminase → MANGLNLTKSFERYPLMFGATPIEELPRLSAALGGKVRLYAKREDCNSGLAFGGNKVRKLEYLVPEALAQGADTLVTIGGVQSNHTRQVAAVAAKLGLACHLVQESWVPFPDAVYDRVGNILMSRVMGATVELVDEGFDIGIRHSWERALEAIRARGGRPYAIPAGASDHPLGGLGFVNFADEVREQEAQLGITFDYVVTCSVTGSTQAGMVVGFAADDRARRVIGIDGSHTPEQTHAQILRIARATAAKVGLGREIVPEDVVLKTEYAYPAYGVPSEETNEAIRLAARTEGMMTDPVYEGKSMQGLIDLTRKGFFPDGSRVLYVHLGGVPAINAYSYLYRNG